In Candidatus Aminicenantes bacterium, the genomic stretch CCGTTGAGCCACATGCTGGTTTTGTTCAAGAATTTGCAGGCAAAAAAAGAAAAAGGAGGACCAATATAATGGCTGAAGTAAAGAAGGAAGATTTTTTCAAGCATTTGGATAATCTGACGGTGCTGGAACTAGCCGATTATATCAAAGAGTTTGAAAACCGGTACGGAATCAAGGCGGAAATGGCGGCCATGGCCGCCGGCGCTGCCGCACCCGCGGCAACGGCGGATGCCGGTCAGGCGGAAGAGAAGACCGACTTCGAGGTCATCCTGAAGAGCGTGGGCGACAAGAAGATCAACGTCATCAAAGTGGTCCGCGAAGTCACCGACCTGGGCTTGAAAGAAGCCAAGGATGTCGTGGACAAGGCCCCCGCTTCCGTCAAGAAAGGTGTCTCCAAGGAAGAAGCGGAGACCATCAAGAAAAAGTTCGCTGAAGTAGGAGCCGAGATCGAAGTCAAGTAAATGATTTTTTTATTGACCTTTGAAAAATGAAAAAATTAAAGGATTGGTATGCAATCAACTAACAAGTACGTTCAAAGGGTAAGTTTCTCTAAAATTTCTAGCCCCATTGAAGTTCCCGATTTGCTTGAAATCCAGAAAAAATCCTACAAGACCTTTTTACAGATCGATCAATTGCCGGAGAACCGCAAGAACATAGGCATCCAAGCGGCTTTCAAATCCATTTTCCCCATCTCCGACTTCAAGGAAACCGCTATTTTGGATTTCGTTTCCTACTCCCTGGGTGAATGGATGTGCAAGTGCGGCGCCCTGCAGGGGATCGAGAATTCGATGCCGGTGTGCACCCATTGCGGCGGCGTGCTGTCGGCGGAAAACGAGACCGGCAAAAATTCCGTCTGCGGCGAATGCCACGAAAAGGGAACGGTCATTTACAAGACCTGCGACCTGTGCGGCGACCGCGTGCGGCTGAAGATCAGCAACACCCCCGAGGAATGCCTGGACAAGGGATTTGATTATTCGATCCCCCTGAAGGTCAAGCTGCGCCTGGCCCTGTACGGCGAAGACAAGAAGGGCGACAAGGTGATCCGCGACGTCAAGGAGCAGGAGATTTTTTTCGGCGAGATCCCTTTCATGACCGAAAAAGGAACGTTCATCATCAACGGCACCGAACGGGTGGTGGTTTCCCAGCTACAGCGCTCTCCGGGCGTGTACTTCATGCCCGGGAAATCGCGCGGGGAATTCACGGCCAAGATCATACCGGCTCGCGGAGCGTGGATCGAGCTGGAAGAGAAGCTGAACCTGCTGCAGGTGCGCCTGGACAAAAAGACCAAGCGCATCAATATCACGACTTTTCTGAAGGCCATGGGCCTGGCCGACGACGCCGAGATCCTGAAACGGTTCTACACCATAGTCCCGGCCAAAGTGCAGAACGGCATTTTCTATTTCCAAAACTCCCGTTTCCTGAAGGACAACAAGCTGACCAATCCCGTCTGCGACGCGAAGGGTAACGAGATCCTGCCCGCTGGCACCAAGCTGATGATCCGCCACATCAAGGATTTCGAACGGCTCGGCATCGAGTACGTGCCGGTGGACATCGAGCTGTTCGAGGACATCTACGCGGCCGCCGACCTGGAGAACGTGCTGAAGCTCAATGAGGGGATCGGCACCGCCCAGATCAAGAAACTGCGCAAGCTGGAGTGCGAATTCAAGGTCTTCTTCCCCGAGAGCGAGGAAGAGGAACTGGGCCCGATGCTGGCCTACACGCTGCGCAAGGACAAGAAAAAGAAGGACGTCGAAATCACCGACAAGGTGGCCATCAAGTCGGAGAGCGAGCTCGAAGACAAGGTGTCCAAGAACCAGGGCGATGCCTTCATCGAAGTGTTCAAGAAGCTGCGCCCGGGAGAGCCGGTCACCCTGGAGGGTTCCAGAAAGTTTTTTGAAAACATGATTTTTGACCCCCGGCGCTACGACTTGTCCTCCGTCGGCCGCATGAAGCTGAACATCAAGCTCGGCTTCAAAAAGGACAACAACACCGAGGTTTTCACCCTCACCCTCGAGGATATGGTGCAGATTGTCCGCTATTTCCTCAAGTTGAAATTCGACCGGACCGGCACCATGCGCGTCGACGACATCGATCATCTGGCCAACCGCCGCATCCGCGCCGTCGGCGAGCTGGTGGAAAACGGTTTCCGCATCGGCCTGATGCGCCTGGAAAAAATCATCCGCGAGCGCATCACCAACGCTCCCGACATCACCGTCATGCTTCCGCGCGAGCTGCTCAATACCAAGCCCGTTTTCGCCGCCCTGAAGGAATTTTTCGGCACCTCGCAGCTGTCGCAGTTCATGGACCAGACCAACGCCCTGGCCGAGACCACCCACAAGCGGCGCATCTCGGCGTTGGGCCCCGGCGGTTTGAACCGCGACCGCGCCGGGTTCGAAGTCCGTGACGTGCATTCGTCCCATTACGGCCGCATCTGCCCCATCGAAACTCCGGAAGGGCCGAACATCGGCTTGATCTCGTCGCTGACCACCTATGCCCGGGTCAACGACTACGGCTTCATCGAAACCCCGTACCGCAAGGTGGAAAACGGCCATGTGGTCAACTATTACCGCATCGAATACGCCGGCGATGCGAAATTCGCCTACCATGACATCGTGCGCGAGGACGAGGTCCGCGCCGAAATGGCGCGCCTGGAAAGAGCGGGCAAGAAAGTGCCGCTGATCAAGTACCATCCCTTCTATTTGAGCGCCTGGGAGGAGGAAGAGTTCGCCATCGCCCAGGCCAACTCCGAGCTGGACAAGAACAACCGCCTGGTCGCCAAGAAAATCGACGCGCGCAAAGCCGGGGAAACCATCCTGGTCGACCCGCTCGAGGTCAATTTCATCGACATTTCGCCCAAGCAGATCGTCTCCATATCGGCGGCCTTGATCCCGTTCCTGGAAAACGACGACGCCAACCGCGCCCTGATGGGGTCCAACATGCAGCGCCAGGCCGTGCCGCTGATCAATCCCGAAGCCTGCATCGTCGGCACCGGCATGGAATACCGGCTGATCAAGGACTCCGGCATGGTCATCGTCTGCCGGCGTTCCGGCGTGGTGATGAACGCCGACGCCGAGCGCATCATCGTCCGCGTCGATTCCGATGACGCCGACGACCTTGATTTTTCCGAGATCCGCGCCGACCTGTACGAGTTGCAGAAGTTCCGGCGCTCCAACCAGAACACCATCATCAACCAGAAGCCGCTGGTGCGCGTGGGCGAGCGGGTGGAAAAAGGGCAGATCCTGTGCGACGGCCCGGCTTCCGACAAGGGCGAGTTGGCCATGGGCCGGAACATCCTCGCCGCCTTCGTCCCCTGGCGCGGCTACAATTACGAGGACGCCATCATCTTAAGCGAGCGCCTGGTCAAGAATTCGGCCTT encodes the following:
- the rpoB gene encoding DNA-directed RNA polymerase subunit beta — translated: MQSTNKYVQRVSFSKISSPIEVPDLLEIQKKSYKTFLQIDQLPENRKNIGIQAAFKSIFPISDFKETAILDFVSYSLGEWMCKCGALQGIENSMPVCTHCGGVLSAENETGKNSVCGECHEKGTVIYKTCDLCGDRVRLKISNTPEECLDKGFDYSIPLKVKLRLALYGEDKKGDKVIRDVKEQEIFFGEIPFMTEKGTFIINGTERVVVSQLQRSPGVYFMPGKSRGEFTAKIIPARGAWIELEEKLNLLQVRLDKKTKRINITTFLKAMGLADDAEILKRFYTIVPAKVQNGIFYFQNSRFLKDNKLTNPVCDAKGNEILPAGTKLMIRHIKDFERLGIEYVPVDIELFEDIYAAADLENVLKLNEGIGTAQIKKLRKLECEFKVFFPESEEEELGPMLAYTLRKDKKKKDVEITDKVAIKSESELEDKVSKNQGDAFIEVFKKLRPGEPVTLEGSRKFFENMIFDPRRYDLSSVGRMKLNIKLGFKKDNNTEVFTLTLEDMVQIVRYFLKLKFDRTGTMRVDDIDHLANRRIRAVGELVENGFRIGLMRLEKIIRERITNAPDITVMLPRELLNTKPVFAALKEFFGTSQLSQFMDQTNALAETTHKRRISALGPGGLNRDRAGFEVRDVHSSHYGRICPIETPEGPNIGLISSLTTYARVNDYGFIETPYRKVENGHVVNYYRIEYAGDAKFAYHDIVREDEVRAEMARLERAGKKVPLIKYHPFYLSAWEEEEFAIAQANSELDKNNRLVAKKIDARKAGETILVDPLEVNFIDISPKQIVSISAALIPFLENDDANRALMGSNMQRQAVPLINPEACIVGTGMEYRLIKDSGMVIVCRRSGVVMNADAERIIVRVDSDDADDLDFSEIRADLYELQKFRRSNQNTIINQKPLVRVGERVEKGQILCDGPASDKGELAMGRNILAAFVPWRGYNYEDAIILSERLVKNSAFNSIYIVEETIEARETKLGPEEITRDIPSVSEAAMKNLDESGIVRIGAKVKPGEILVGKVSPKGETQLSPEEKLLRAIFGEQASEIKDSSLYCPPGVEGTVINVKVFTRRGLTKDKRALEIDQIEVAKLDRNFNDEKKILTAEKFQKIAKLLKKEKLAKDFSFEKKKFEKGHAIPAKDLEKMNDSFLKEVKKCIADDARNLIGEVEKKVRLHIEALKVEKQEKIDQMERGDEFSPGIIKIVKVLIAVNRNISVGDKMAGRHGNKGVVAKILPVEDMPFLEDGRYVDVVLNPLGVPSRMNVGQVYEMILAWAGKELNCYFETPVFDGATESDVRAYLKKAGLPEDGKVVLYDGISGDTFKSKVTVGYMYMMKLEHMVDDKIHARSTGPYSLITQQPLGGKAQFGGQRVGEMEVWALEAYGAAYILQEMLTIKSDNISGRNEIYSAIVKGTMDFNPGLPESFNVLVKELKSLVLNMELVKKEKVSDESKVQENIANIS
- the rplL gene encoding 50S ribosomal protein L7/L12, yielding MAEVKKEDFFKHLDNLTVLELADYIKEFENRYGIKAEMAAMAAGAAAPAATADAGQAEEKTDFEVILKSVGDKKINVIKVVREVTDLGLKEAKDVVDKAPASVKKGVSKEEAETIKKKFAEVGAEIEVK